The proteins below come from a single Dinghuibacter silviterrae genomic window:
- a CDS encoding fatty acid desaturase, translating to MAFLDYVLQAPAYGWKDSHDDVVKPTSSQIFREFFSRLNVFRCKTNWLPFVSWLKVACLAPFFFLFLFRYMSLPLLGVAFVYSMIIMGTHGTIWYHRYCTHRAYTFRNRFWRFVTQNLTISVVSEELYVISHHVHHAKSDQPGDPYNAQCGFLYCFLADVNHQPISKQLSECDYRRICSLMKPAGGKGNSYAGYLKWGSYTNPYRAILSWLLNWSFWYLVFFLLGGNALACCIFGAAGFWAIGVRTFNYEGHGKGKDKKRKGTDYHLQDNSINQLWPGYVAGEWHNNHHLFPRSARSGYKPHQVDLAWCYIKMMSWVGAVSSYKDDKKRFYQRFYRPQ from the coding sequence ATGGCATTCCTAGATTATGTTCTTCAGGCGCCTGCCTATGGTTGGAAAGACAGTCACGACGATGTCGTAAAACCCACGTCCAGCCAGATATTCAGGGAGTTTTTCTCTCGTTTGAACGTATTCCGGTGTAAGACAAACTGGTTACCCTTCGTCAGTTGGTTAAAGGTTGCCTGCCTGGCCCCCTTTTTCTTTCTTTTCCTGTTTCGATATATGAGTCTTCCCTTGCTGGGGGTAGCGTTTGTTTATAGTATGATCATCATGGGGACCCATGGCACGATCTGGTATCACCGGTATTGTACCCATAGAGCGTACACCTTCAGAAACCGCTTTTGGAGGTTTGTCACCCAAAACCTGACGATCAGCGTGGTCTCGGAAGAACTCTACGTGATCTCCCACCATGTCCATCACGCCAAATCCGACCAACCCGGCGATCCCTACAACGCCCAGTGCGGATTTCTTTATTGTTTCCTGGCAGACGTCAATCACCAGCCGATCTCCAAACAGTTGAGCGAATGCGATTACAGGCGGATCTGCTCCCTGATGAAACCGGCAGGGGGAAAGGGGAACAGCTATGCCGGGTATTTAAAATGGGGTTCTTATACCAATCCCTATCGCGCGATACTTTCCTGGCTGTTGAACTGGTCTTTCTGGTACCTGGTGTTTTTCCTTCTTGGCGGAAATGCGTTGGCGTGTTGTATATTCGGCGCGGCGGGCTTCTGGGCCATCGGCGTCAGGACTTTTAACTACGAGGGACATGGCAAAGGGAAAGACAAAAAACGAAAAGGAACCGATTATCACCTCCAGGATAACTCCATTAATCAGTTATGGCCTGGCTATGTGGCCGGCGAATGGCATAACAACCACCACCTTTTCCCACGGAGTGCGCGGAGTGGGTATAAGCCGCACCAGGTGGACCTGGCATGGTGCTATATCAAGATGATGAGTTGGGTGGGGGCGGTGAGTTCCTATAAGGATGATAAGAAGAGGTTTTATCAGAGGTTTTATAGGCCGCA
- a CDS encoding gliding motility-associated C-terminal domain-containing protein: MTPRCCLLPLILAIASNCYAQPCSITPQGTISGSSVCSGVSPTLTFTSAAGTGPFTLTYTDGVNTFTQSNVNTGVPFVVPQTPAINTTYTLISIKDANGCAAAPTSAQTQVVVQNCTSTLCSGSLGDPVVNVTFGHGANPGPDLPTAVPGASTTLQYVAVSGNPATPTPVDGQYTLTNNVPVNSAWFSGAPDHTPNDPNGYMAFYNGNAQPGEFYKQTVNNLCGGTTYQFAAWIANVLNPAVLVGVQPDITFLIEQPDGTLLGSFDTGPIGQNSVMTWVQYGFYFTTAPGTSGVVLKMINNSPGGNNNPGNDLAIDDITFQPCGPLNTASFSSSAAIDTTTVCPGAPLNLYGAVSSGYVDPAYIWQYSLDNGMSWTDIPNSNSTQLQVTNTDTNTQYRMQAAESSNINSSNCRVSSNIVTAGLYIPMVTISPDTTICRGTPATLYAAGGLTYSWYPTASLTSPASKTTNASPGATTRYYLQTIDQNHCAEKDSVLVSIRPQPTFESPGLTTVCKGEPDTLAPGSNPGYRYAWSPPDHLNNPEAPSPVALLDSSMSYTVHISDSLCAGYDTTFGVSVTILPDPDVVAQKHNDINCAQPTAQLNATGAANYLWTPASGVDNPSSPSPTALIDTTTTFLVKGISLNGCYAYDSITVYVSATGKNLFILPNAFTPNGDGYNDCFGVKRWGDVQLEEFMIFNRWGQRVFYTQNPSFCWDGTYNGQPQEPGAYCYIIRARTFCGPVTHKGWVMLMR, translated from the coding sequence ATGACCCCCCGTTGCTGCCTCCTCCCCCTGATCCTCGCAATAGCAAGCAATTGCTATGCGCAACCCTGTTCCATAACTCCCCAGGGGACCATCAGCGGAAGCTCCGTTTGCAGTGGGGTCTCCCCCACCCTCACCTTTACGTCGGCAGCCGGCACTGGCCCCTTCACCCTCACCTATACCGACGGCGTTAACACCTTTACACAGTCCAATGTCAACACCGGCGTCCCCTTTGTCGTCCCGCAGACACCAGCCATCAACACGACCTACACACTCATCTCCATAAAGGATGCCAACGGTTGTGCTGCCGCGCCGACCTCAGCCCAGACGCAGGTGGTTGTCCAAAACTGCACATCGACGCTTTGCAGCGGTTCGCTTGGTGACCCTGTCGTCAACGTTACTTTTGGCCACGGCGCCAACCCGGGCCCCGATCTGCCTACGGCCGTGCCGGGCGCATCCACAACGCTCCAGTACGTTGCCGTCAGCGGCAATCCCGCGACCCCTACCCCGGTCGACGGCCAGTATACCCTTACGAATAATGTGCCCGTCAATTCGGCATGGTTTTCCGGTGCACCGGACCATACGCCCAACGATCCAAACGGCTACATGGCCTTTTACAACGGCAATGCACAACCCGGGGAGTTCTATAAACAGACGGTAAACAACCTCTGCGGCGGTACCACCTATCAGTTTGCCGCCTGGATCGCCAATGTGCTAAACCCCGCGGTGCTTGTGGGCGTGCAACCCGACATCACCTTCCTCATCGAACAACCCGATGGTACGCTGCTCGGCTCTTTTGATACGGGACCCATCGGGCAAAACAGCGTAATGACCTGGGTACAATACGGTTTTTACTTCACGACCGCCCCGGGCACATCCGGTGTTGTCCTTAAAATGATCAACAATAGTCCCGGCGGGAACAACAATCCAGGCAACGACCTGGCCATCGATGATATTACATTCCAGCCTTGCGGCCCCTTAAATACAGCTTCATTCTCTTCTTCGGCGGCTATCGATACGACCACCGTATGCCCAGGCGCGCCGCTTAACCTATATGGCGCCGTTTCATCGGGCTATGTGGATCCGGCGTACATCTGGCAATACAGCCTCGACAATGGAATGTCATGGACGGATATTCCGAACTCCAACAGCACGCAGCTCCAGGTGACAAACACGGACACAAATACTCAGTATAGGATGCAGGCTGCGGAAAGCAGTAACATTAATTCCTCAAATTGCCGGGTCAGCTCCAATATCGTTACCGCCGGTCTATATATACCCATGGTCACTATTTCCCCCGACACCACGATCTGCCGTGGTACTCCGGCCACCCTGTATGCCGCCGGTGGCCTGACCTATAGCTGGTATCCCACCGCTAGTCTTACCAGTCCTGCATCGAAAACCACCAACGCCTCCCCGGGTGCGACGACTCGTTATTACCTGCAAACCATCGATCAAAATCATTGCGCGGAAAAAGACTCTGTCTTAGTTTCGATACGGCCTCAACCCACGTTCGAAAGCCCGGGCCTCACTACGGTCTGCAAAGGGGAACCGGATACCCTGGCGCCCGGGAGTAACCCCGGTTACCGGTATGCCTGGTCACCTCCCGATCACCTGAACAATCCCGAAGCGCCGTCACCGGTAGCCCTATTGGATTCATCGATGTCATATACCGTCCATATCAGCGACTCCTTATGTGCCGGCTACGACACCACCTTCGGCGTTTCTGTAACCATATTGCCGGACCCTGACGTTGTTGCTCAAAAGCACAACGATATTAATTGCGCGCAACCCACCGCACAATTAAATGCCACTGGTGCCGCCAACTATCTCTGGACACCTGCATCCGGGGTCGACAATCCTTCATCTCCAAGCCCAACAGCACTGATCGACACCACCACCACTTTCCTGGTCAAAGGGATAAGCCTGAATGGCTGCTATGCCTACGACAGCATTACGGTTTACGTCAGCGCCACCGGTAAAAACCTTTTTATACTGCCCAATGCCTTTACGCCAAACGGCGACGGCTACAACGACTGCTTCGGTGTCAAACGATGGGGAGACGTCCAATTGGAAGAGTTCATGATCTTCAACCGATGGGGGCAACGTGTCTTCTATACCCAAAACCCTTCCTTCTGCTGGGACGGGACGTACAATGGACAGCCCCAGGAACCCGGTGCCTATTGTTATATTATCCGTGCCCGGACCTTTTGCGGCCCGGTTACCCACAAGGGATGGGTGATGTTAATGAGATAA
- a CDS encoding short chain dehydrogenase: MKIIIVGASGTMGRYLVNVFEKEHEIVKVSSKGGDIPTDITSPSSIEDMYKQAGAFDALICTAGPTFVGPWKKMSDAEFRKGMDGKLMGQINLVLIGQHYINPGGSFTLITGALTHEPQRHFANASAANGAVEAFVRAAAIELGNGIRINAVSPTVIEDSPQYFPFFPGEMPTTMKALELGFCKSVFGVRTGQVIALSH; the protein is encoded by the coding sequence ATGAAGATAATTATTGTAGGCGCATCCGGGACGATGGGCCGGTACCTGGTCAATGTGTTTGAAAAAGAGCACGAAATAGTAAAGGTAAGCAGCAAGGGTGGTGATATTCCGACCGACATTACCTCGCCTTCGTCTATTGAAGATATGTACAAACAGGCAGGCGCTTTTGACGCGTTGATTTGTACGGCGGGGCCAACTTTCGTCGGGCCCTGGAAAAAGATGTCTGATGCCGAATTCAGAAAAGGGATGGATGGTAAGTTGATGGGTCAAATCAACCTGGTGCTGATCGGGCAACACTATATAAATCCGGGCGGCTCTTTCACCCTGATCACGGGGGCTTTGACGCATGAACCACAACGTCATTTCGCCAATGCTTCGGCGGCGAATGGCGCCGTGGAGGCCTTTGTCCGGGCAGCGGCTATAGAATTGGGGAACGGGATTCGAATTAACGCGGTAAGTCCGACCGTGATAGAGGATTCGCCACAATATTTCCCTTTTTTCCCGGGGGAAATGCCGACGACGATGAAGGCGTTGGAACTTGGGTTTTGTAAAAGTGTCTTTGGTGTGCGGACGGGGCAAGTCATAGCGTTATCTCATTAA
- a CDS encoding NAD(P)/FAD-dependent oxidoreductase: MKFDVIIVGGSYAGLAAAMALGRALRTVLVIDSGLPCNRQTPYSHNFLTRDGSTPRELAAIGRQQVGRYNTVDFIDDVALRGFKKDGGFEILTASGQTFYGLRLVFATGIRDRLPLLEGLSECWGISVLHCPFCHGFEVRGEKTGILGNGDDGFELARLISNWTSDLTLFTNGRSTFTPSQQFMLQSHYIRVVEKEINRLEYSGGQIQGIVFNDHTIEPVKAMYLRSRFEQHCTIAQAMGCSLTAEGYVMVDDFQETTVGGIYACGDNVSRMRTVANAVAMGTATGMNISKKMFV; the protein is encoded by the coding sequence ATGAAATTTGATGTGATCATTGTCGGGGGCAGCTATGCCGGGCTTGCCGCAGCTATGGCTTTGGGTAGGGCTTTGCGGACCGTATTGGTGATAGACAGCGGGCTGCCTTGTAACAGGCAAACGCCGTATTCACATAATTTCCTTACCAGGGATGGAAGCACGCCCCGGGAGCTGGCTGCCATCGGCCGGCAACAGGTTGGGCGGTATAACACCGTGGATTTTATCGATGATGTCGCTTTGCGCGGTTTTAAAAAGGATGGGGGTTTTGAGATCCTGACAGCATCGGGACAAACATTTTACGGTCTTCGGCTCGTATTTGCAACGGGTATTCGCGACCGGTTACCGCTCCTTGAAGGGCTTTCCGAGTGTTGGGGAATATCGGTGCTTCACTGTCCATTCTGTCATGGGTTCGAGGTTCGAGGAGAAAAGACGGGCATACTCGGCAACGGAGATGACGGATTTGAGCTGGCCAGGCTTATTTCGAACTGGACGAGCGACCTGACTCTTTTTACCAATGGTCGTTCGACCTTTACGCCTTCCCAACAATTCATGCTGCAAAGTCACTACATCCGTGTAGTCGAAAAGGAGATAAACCGCCTGGAGTATTCCGGGGGCCAGATCCAGGGCATTGTTTTCAACGATCACACGATAGAGCCGGTCAAGGCGATGTATTTACGGAGCCGGTTTGAACAACACTGTACGATCGCCCAAGCTATGGGATGTTCATTGACGGCGGAGGGCTATGTAATGGTTGATGATTTTCAGGAGACTACTGTGGGCGGCATTTATGCATGTGGTGATAATGTTTCCCGGATGCGGACGGTAGCGAATGCGGTGGCCATGGGGACGGCGACGGGGATGAATATTAGTAAGAAAATGTTTGTATGA
- a CDS encoding AraC family transcriptional regulator: MRVLFLILAAMASIQVRVLKEPDFTGSFNIRDIGALLSGKDMIQELHRHSYYFVLALERGHGEHSIDFVSYPVGDYSIYFMRPGQVHKLVLKNGCSGFLMEFTGDFYAPMEKAARQVLRSVSGRNFCPLDAARSKKLLDTLSNIFEEYTSKQERYLDVIRSSLDIFFIELLRQCKSQKDFSDGGSEHYQELLEAFQELLAQQVVEHKTVAYYADRLHITPYQLNAVTKATLGKTCSGVIIDHIILEARRYLLATSSQVNQVAGHLGYEDVSYFIRFFKKHTGYSPETFRRKFA; encoded by the coding sequence ATGCGCGTTCTATTTCTTATTTTAGCAGCCATGGCGTCCATTCAAGTCAGGGTCCTAAAGGAGCCGGATTTTACGGGGAGTTTCAATATACGGGATATCGGGGCTTTGCTTTCAGGGAAGGATATGATCCAAGAGCTTCACCGGCATAGCTATTATTTTGTATTAGCGTTGGAAAGGGGTCACGGTGAGCACAGTATAGACTTTGTGTCTTACCCGGTCGGTGACTATTCCATTTACTTTATGCGTCCCGGACAGGTACATAAGTTGGTCCTAAAAAATGGATGTAGCGGGTTTCTTATGGAATTTACGGGCGATTTTTATGCGCCTATGGAAAAGGCTGCCAGACAGGTGCTGAGAAGTGTCAGCGGCAGGAATTTTTGCCCGCTGGATGCGGCGCGATCGAAGAAACTGTTGGACACACTTTCTAATATTTTCGAGGAGTATACGTCAAAACAGGAAAGATACCTGGATGTGATTCGATCGAGTCTGGATATTTTCTTTATAGAGCTGTTGCGGCAATGCAAGAGCCAAAAGGATTTTTCCGACGGCGGCAGCGAACATTACCAGGAGCTGCTCGAAGCCTTTCAGGAGCTCCTTGCACAGCAAGTTGTTGAACACAAGACGGTCGCCTATTATGCCGATCGATTGCATATTACGCCTTACCAACTGAATGCGGTAACAAAAGCAACGCTGGGCAAGACTTGTTCCGGTGTCATCATCGATCATATCATTTTGGAAGCCAGGCGATACCTTTTGGCTACCTCCAGCCAGGTGAACCAGGTAGCAGGGCATCTGGGTTACGAGGATGTTTCCTATTTTATCCGTTTTTTCAAAAAGCACACGGGCTATTCCCCGGAAACCTTCAGACGGAAATTTGCATAA
- a CDS encoding T9SS type A sorting domain-containing protein, whose protein sequence is MKAYPLVLSLLLPYTLRAQSPVTAIFTHAINAGTATSYTGRGASGNSPSGFTGDFYTYHFGTNVATTNNNDVLDSFTVAGSHYKYLTAPLSVVFRRVNNANVTGLRKSLWFYANGAAAINNGGTFALYPDYDDSLERVFTERFFDVGIDNVFQNANTTNNNNIERMDVIFPGGVSATDVTKAGFVVFDRGSDPTHDPFWIAAIKTLDGSGNPSAYYNAVKGESFEYGVDVGSSINYVILRRNYVPTADGHLLMMDNTTAQNRDGVFFTFSNLGVPANTLIYGYSLMDTTVVASPATNIVDYTNGTNFPTTTDLPLGGLDPVAVTGLWVTSPTYIILPERIETFDARASNSDVTLNWNLGITDDVGELVVERSADGKAYVALSSISSPDAGPQVWVDKHPLTGSNYYRLLLLDKNGGSMAYSSVSTVDLPVTPGIKIYPNPVENRQFTLSSSGLADGAYFLRLFDGNGRPVFTQTLNEAPGTGKTINLPRILAAGMYYLQVLDSKNNKILVKPLLID, encoded by the coding sequence ATGAAGGCTTATCCTTTGGTGCTATCCCTGTTGCTGCCCTATACGCTCCGTGCCCAAAGTCCCGTAACCGCGATCTTTACACACGCGATCAATGCGGGGACGGCCACCAGTTATACAGGCAGGGGCGCTTCGGGCAATTCGCCCAGTGGCTTTACGGGCGACTTCTATACGTATCACTTCGGCACCAACGTTGCTACCACTAATAACAACGACGTCCTGGACTCCTTTACCGTAGCCGGGAGTCACTATAAATATTTGACGGCTCCCTTGTCGGTCGTATTCCGGAGGGTAAACAATGCCAATGTTACTGGTCTAAGGAAATCCCTGTGGTTTTACGCTAACGGCGCCGCCGCGATCAATAACGGCGGCACCTTCGCCCTGTACCCGGACTATGATGACAGTTTGGAGCGCGTTTTCACGGAAAGGTTTTTTGACGTCGGCATCGACAATGTCTTTCAAAACGCCAACACGACCAACAACAACAATATCGAACGGATGGACGTGATCTTCCCCGGGGGCGTTAGCGCCACCGATGTCACTAAGGCCGGATTTGTTGTTTTTGACCGGGGCTCCGATCCAACCCACGATCCGTTCTGGATAGCGGCCATCAAGACCCTTGACGGGAGCGGGAATCCCTCCGCGTACTACAATGCCGTCAAGGGCGAATCCTTCGAATACGGAGTCGATGTCGGGAGCAGCATCAACTATGTCATCCTAAGAAGGAACTATGTCCCCACGGCCGACGGCCATTTGTTGATGATGGACAATACGACTGCCCAAAACCGGGATGGCGTCTTCTTCACGTTTTCAAACCTGGGCGTACCGGCAAACACGCTGATCTATGGATATTCGTTGATGGATACGACCGTAGTCGCATCCCCCGCCACCAATATTGTTGATTACACCAACGGCACTAACTTCCCTACCACCACGGACCTCCCCTTGGGAGGCCTCGACCCGGTAGCCGTCACGGGTTTATGGGTCACCAGTCCGACCTATATCATCCTCCCCGAACGGATTGAAACCTTTGACGCCCGCGCATCGAACAGCGACGTGACCCTGAACTGGAACCTGGGCATCACGGATGACGTTGGGGAACTGGTGGTGGAACGAAGCGCCGACGGCAAGGCTTATGTTGCCCTGTCCAGTATTTCGTCACCCGACGCCGGGCCCCAGGTTTGGGTCGACAAGCACCCACTCACGGGCTCCAATTATTATCGCTTGCTACTGCTCGACAAAAACGGAGGCTCGATGGCCTACAGTTCCGTCAGCACCGTAGACCTCCCGGTAACACCCGGCATAAAAATCTATCCCAACCCCGTGGAGAACAGACAATTCACGCTTTCGTCCTCCGGCCTTGCCGACGGCGCTTATTTTTTGCGGCTGTTCGACGGCAACGGCCGTCCGGTCTTTACCCAAACCCTAAACGAGGCGCCGGGCACCGGAAAGACCATCAACCTGCCCAGGATCCTGGCCGCGGGTATGTACTACCTCCAGGTTCTGGACAGCAAAAACAACAAAATCCTGGTAAAGCCCCTTCTAATCGATTAA
- a CDS encoding ATP-binding protein, whose product MTPCTPALLKTFDALKEVPEDQLQWLIDQSYCRMVPDGELLAEPGKAIAGTHFVITGMLRVYMPIGGVKREIGSFAPGDISGYLPFSRAKMASGYAVTVGESQLMTFPVDKIQEMIRTQFELTQALVHVMTNRVRSFTALQQQNEKMLALGKLSAGLAHELNNPASAIVRDSDSLLKHLKLQPEDFKRVISIQMSGQQVDAVCDDLFRILDRPEQPELGLRERTKKEGEMEDMLDELGISGPGELVENLVGFAFEPEDVRDLSNHIPKTFLSAVFGWINNLLVTERMVEDISESSKRIADLVASVKTYTHMDQAQDKQYADIHIGIWNTVKMLGYKFKKGNITLVKEFDKTLPPVKAMIGELNQVWTNLIDNALDAMEPNGKGTLTIRTERDREFVQVSIIDDGPGIPEEIRSRIFDPFFTTKELGKGTGMGLETVQRIVNQHRGSIKVQLAQGHTAFIVCFPING is encoded by the coding sequence ATGACTCCCTGCACACCTGCCTTGCTAAAAACCTTTGACGCGCTCAAGGAAGTTCCGGAAGACCAACTCCAGTGGCTCATCGATCAAAGCTACTGCCGTATGGTCCCTGACGGAGAGCTCCTGGCCGAGCCCGGGAAAGCCATCGCAGGGACCCACTTCGTCATCACCGGCATGCTCCGCGTATATATGCCCATCGGGGGCGTCAAACGGGAGATCGGATCATTTGCCCCAGGTGATATCTCCGGCTATTTGCCCTTCTCCAGGGCAAAAATGGCGAGCGGTTATGCCGTCACCGTCGGGGAGAGCCAGCTCATGACCTTCCCCGTTGACAAGATCCAGGAAATGATCCGGACCCAGTTCGAGCTCACCCAGGCATTGGTGCATGTCATGACCAACCGGGTCCGAAGCTTCACCGCGCTCCAACAGCAGAACGAGAAAATGCTGGCGCTGGGCAAGCTGTCCGCGGGTCTTGCCCATGAACTCAACAACCCCGCTTCCGCCATCGTGAGGGATTCCGACTCCCTCCTCAAACACCTCAAGCTCCAACCCGAAGACTTTAAACGGGTTATCTCGATCCAGATGAGCGGACAGCAGGTCGATGCCGTTTGCGACGACCTGTTTCGCATCCTGGACCGGCCCGAACAACCCGAGCTTGGTTTGCGGGAGCGGACTAAAAAAGAAGGCGAGATGGAGGACATGCTCGACGAACTAGGCATCAGCGGTCCGGGTGAGCTCGTGGAAAACCTGGTCGGTTTTGCCTTTGAACCAGAAGACGTCCGCGACCTGAGCAACCACATACCCAAAACCTTTTTATCCGCTGTCTTCGGCTGGATCAACAACCTGTTGGTAACCGAGCGGATGGTCGAAGACATCAGCGAGTCCTCAAAACGCATCGCCGACCTTGTTGCCTCCGTAAAGACCTATACCCACATGGACCAGGCGCAGGACAAGCAATACGCCGACATCCATATCGGTATCTGGAATACGGTCAAGATGCTGGGGTATAAATTCAAAAAGGGCAACATCACCCTGGTCAAGGAGTTCGACAAAACCCTCCCGCCCGTCAAGGCGATGATCGGCGAGCTCAACCAGGTGTGGACAAACCTGATCGACAATGCCCTCGACGCCATGGAACCCAACGGCAAAGGCACTCTCACGATCCGTACCGAAAGAGACCGGGAATTTGTACAGGTCAGTATCATCGACGACGGCCCCGGCATACCGGAAGAAATCCGGTCAAGGATATTCGACCCCTTCTTTACCACCAAGGAGCTGGGTAAAGGCACGGGCATGGGTCTGGAGACGGTACAACGCATCGTCAACCAGCACAGGGGTTCCATAAAAGTACAATTGGCACAGGGGCACACCGCCTTTATCGTGTGTTTCCCCATTAACGGATGA
- a CDS encoding FAD-dependent oxidoreductase has product MNKPILFSIDDDPQVLRAIGRDLKTQYADDYKIISTTSAKEALEVLVDLKNTGDVVAMFLVDQRMPEMEGVDFLQSAIRIYPDAKRVLLTAYSDTVAAIKAINNVQLDYYLTKPWNPPEEKLYPVINDLLDDWKGHYKPDFRGIKLIGYQFSPKSHEIKDYLAGNLIPYAWYDIETNPEGKRLLEINQLSTGDLPLIIYEDGHCAGKPTIRQIAEKIGLSLQIKNEVYDVVIIGAGPAGLAAAVYGSSEGLKTLLVERRAPGGQAGTSSRIENYLGFPSGLSGADLTRRAISQAKRLGAEFLSPTEVKDIRQKDGYKTIVLDDGPEIISRSVVITTGVDYRKLEVEGVDRFTGAGVYYGAAMTEASACKGKEVFVTGGGNSAGQAAMYLSKFASRVHIVIRRENLIPTMSAYLINQIESTPNIELIPCTEIQEALGGENLEQLVLRNIRNGEQKTFDAGALYIFIGAKPFTDWIQLDIIKNDKEFIETGRNLTAYDTFKSIWKKDRDPYLLETSCPGIFAAGDVRAGAMNRVASAVGEGSMAISFVHKYLAEI; this is encoded by the coding sequence ATGAACAAACCTATTCTTTTTTCCATCGACGACGATCCTCAGGTCCTCCGGGCTATTGGCCGGGACCTGAAAACACAATACGCAGACGACTACAAGATCATCAGCACCACCTCGGCCAAAGAAGCGCTCGAAGTACTGGTCGATCTCAAGAACACCGGAGACGTCGTCGCCATGTTCCTGGTCGACCAGCGGATGCCCGAAATGGAAGGCGTGGACTTCCTGCAAAGCGCGATCCGGATTTATCCCGACGCCAAAAGGGTGCTGTTGACCGCCTATTCCGACACAGTAGCGGCGATCAAGGCGATCAACAACGTCCAACTGGACTACTACCTGACAAAACCCTGGAATCCTCCGGAAGAAAAATTATACCCGGTGATCAACGATCTCCTGGACGACTGGAAAGGACACTACAAACCCGACTTCCGGGGGATCAAGCTCATCGGCTACCAGTTCTCCCCCAAGTCTCACGAGATCAAGGACTACCTGGCAGGCAACCTTATCCCTTATGCCTGGTATGATATTGAAACCAATCCCGAAGGCAAACGCCTGCTGGAGATCAACCAACTCAGCACGGGCGACCTCCCCCTGATCATTTACGAAGACGGCCACTGCGCGGGCAAACCGACGATCCGCCAGATCGCCGAAAAGATCGGCCTCAGCCTCCAGATCAAAAACGAAGTCTACGACGTGGTGATCATCGGTGCCGGCCCCGCCGGTCTTGCCGCAGCCGTCTACGGCTCTTCCGAAGGCCTCAAAACCCTCCTCGTCGAACGGCGCGCTCCGGGGGGCCAGGCCGGGACGAGCTCCCGGATCGAAAATTACCTCGGCTTCCCGTCCGGTCTGAGCGGGGCGGACCTGACCCGCCGCGCCATCAGCCAGGCCAAGCGGCTCGGGGCGGAATTCCTTTCCCCCACAGAGGTAAAAGACATCCGGCAAAAAGACGGCTACAAGACCATCGTTCTCGACGACGGTCCGGAAATCATCAGCCGGTCCGTAGTCATCACTACCGGTGTCGACTATCGAAAACTTGAGGTAGAGGGCGTGGACCGGTTTACCGGCGCCGGCGTTTATTACGGGGCTGCCATGACCGAAGCCTCAGCCTGCAAGGGCAAGGAAGTATTCGTCACCGGGGGCGGCAATTCCGCGGGGCAGGCAGCCATGTACCTCTCCAAGTTCGCTTCCAGGGTACACATTGTCATCCGCCGGGAAAACCTCATCCCCACCATGTCCGCCTACCTGATCAACCAAATCGAATCGACACCCAATATCGAACTCATCCCGTGTACGGAGATACAGGAAGCCCTCGGCGGGGAAAACCTCGAACAGTTGGTGCTCCGAAACATCAGGAACGGCGAACAAAAGACCTTCGACGCAGGCGCCCTCTACATCTTTATCGGCGCCAAACCCTTCACCGACTGGATACAGCTCGACATCATCAAAAACGACAAGGAGTTTATCGAAACCGGCCGCAACCTGACCGCCTACGACACGTTCAAATCGATCTGGAAAAAGGATCGGGATCCATACTTATTGGAGACCAGTTGCCCCGGCATTTTTGCTGCCGGCGACGTCCGCGCCGGCGCGATGAACCGCGTCGCCTCCGCCGTGGGGGAGGGGTCGATGGCCATCAGCTTTGTGCACAAATACCTCGCGGAGATATAG